GACGCCGCAATCGACGATGTCGTGTTGCAGACGGATACGGCGACAGATGGCGAGCAGCTGTCCGGGGTGATCCGCAAGGTGCGAGCGTCACGATGATCGCGGCCGCTGCTGATAAGAGTTACATTGCAACCGGCCGATCGACTTCCACTGTCGCCACGATGGGCTTACGGCGAAGTGCAGGAGATACTTCGTCTTGATCCATTCAGCGGAGGCGCCTTCGCGTTCCGATCGAAACGAGCGGACCGGATCAAGACTTTTGTCTGGGATCGAACGGGCCTGGTGTTGGTGCACAAGCGTCTTGAAGGTTGCAAGTTCGTTTGGCCAACGATCGCAGACGGCGTGATGCGGATATCACCGGCGATGTTCGCGGCACTGTTCGAGGGGCTGGATTGGAGGTTGGTCCGCCCGGAAGAAGCACGGCGCCCCCAGGCGGCGGGATAACTGCGGCAGAATGACTCGGCAGCTATTTTGAGCGTGGCACGCGCGGCGGCGATGTGCTCGAAATAGCGCATGAGCATCGCGGCGCTGCGCGACGAAAATGAACAACTGAAAGCCCTTTTGGCGCAAACGCGGGCGGCCTTGAGCGAGCATCAGGGGGCGCTGGCGGCGTCGGAGGAAGCGCAGCGTCGGCTGGAGGTCATCCTCGGCGAATTGCGGCGCGACAGGTTCGGCGCGAAATCCGAGAAGCTGCGGCCAGATCAGTATCATTTACCGTTGGAAGACGTGGAGATCGCGCAAGGCATCCTGGACGCGGCGCAGGAGAGAGCCGAGGCTGTGATCAAGGGCCGATCGCGGAGCGTACCGGATCAAGGTTCTCATCGCAATCGCGGCTGCTTGCCTGCCCATTTGCCGCGCGTGGAACGGATCATCGAGCCTGCGAGCACGCTCTGCCCGTGCGGTTGCGGACCATGACGAAGATCGGCGAGGACGTCAGCAAGCGCCTTGACGTGATCCCGGCGCAATGGCGCGTGCTGGTCACACGCCGCCCGAAATACATCTGCCGCCGCTACTCCGGCACTGTCGTGCAGGCGCATGCGCCGGAGCACGTCGTACTCAGCGGGCCGCCGACCGAAGCGGCCATTGCGCACGTGATCGTCTTGTCGCGCGGCGATCAGGATGGAAGGCAGCGTCAATCAAGGTGAGAGAGTTTCGCTGGGCTCGTGACGTAGGGAGGGCGTAGCCCGACCGGAGTTACGAGCCCAGCGTCGGCGCGATCCCTAGGAGGACCGCGCCGACTGGTGATCGCGGCCGGTCGGGATTATGCAAGTGGTTCTTCCGCCAAGAGGAATCACTCGCGTGCCCGGCCGACACATCACAGATCACCAGATGAGATGGGATGGTTGCCGCCCTCCCCAGACGGCATCGTAATGTGCCAAGAACGCAGTGTTTGAACCCCGAAGCGAAGAGGACGGCAAATTGATGGATACGGTGATCGGAGTGGATCTAGCCAAGAATGTGTTTCAGCTCCACGGGGCGTCAATGGCGGGACACTTGAAATTTCGAAAGAAACTGTCGCGGCTTCAGTTTCGGAAGTTCATGGCGGGCCACCCATCGGCAGTGGTGGTGATGGAAGCCTGTGGCAGCGCCCACTATTGGGCACGG
This is a stretch of genomic DNA from Bradyrhizobium sp. CCBAU 53338. It encodes these proteins:
- the tnpB gene encoding IS66 family insertion sequence element accessory protein TnpB (TnpB, as the term is used for proteins encoded by IS66 family insertion elements, is considered an accessory protein, since TnpC, encoded by a neighboring gene, is a DDE family transposase.) is translated as MQEILRLDPFSGGAFAFRSKRADRIKTFVWDRTGLVLVHKRLEGCKFVWPTIADGVMRISPAMFAALFEGLDWRLVRPEEARRPQAAG
- a CDS encoding transposase, giving the protein MSIAALRDENEQLKALLAQTRAALSEHQGALAASEEAQRRLEVILGELRRDRFGAKSEKLRPDQYHLPLEDVEIAQGILDAAQERAEAVIKGRSRSVPDQGSHRNRGCLPAHLPRVERIIEPASTLCPCGCGP
- a CDS encoding IS66 family transposase zinc-finger binding domain-containing protein, with product MTKIGEDVSKRLDVIPAQWRVLVTRRPKYICRRYSGTVVQAHAPEHVVLSGPPTEAAIAHVIVLSRGDQDGRQRQSR